In the genome of bacterium, the window CAAGCCGCATTAATTCTTCCACACTCTTTGATAATTTTTCCACTTTTTCAGACAATCGTTTGTTTTCCACCTTCAGCTGTTCCAGTTCATTTGCTTCTGCGCCCTGGTAGGGATACAGCACGAGTCCCAGGAGTAGGCCAGCCAGCCCGACGTATTTTCGCATGTTCTTTTTTTTTCTCCTATTTTCTTTCGGGTTGTGAGGGATGACGCATCTCCCGTCCGGAGCGTGCGTCTCGGTCCGCCTTTTCCCATAGCTGGCTGGCCTCGTCGAAGGTTTGTGCTGACGTGGGATAGGCGGTGAGCGACAAGTTATTTTTTCAGAATCAATTTCCCGTTCCGCGTTTTTTCCAATAAATATTCCTCGCCCTCGTGCCGGATGACGGCGGCAGGGGAGCCGGCCAGAAGCTCGCTGGCTTCCAGGACCGGCTTCCCCTGCCAGGAGAAGCCGACCGAAAGGAGGGCGACGGATACCTTGGTTTCGTTTTTCACCTCTATGATCTCCTGCCGTGGATAGGCAAAATCTGGGGGTGCGTCATCCGGGAAGTATTCGGCGGCGCATCCTTCCCCGCGAGCGCATCGTCACAGTTGAAAGAACAGCTCGGGCAGGTATCCTCTCCCTCGCACGCGCGCCGGAAGGCCTGGAAGGCTTCGAGCGCCTTGAAATTTTTCTGGTCTTCGAAAAAACGGAGGAGATCCAGAATGCGGTCCATCGTGTTGCCGCTCACGTAGTGTTCCATCAGGCAGGCGTCAACGAGGGCCTGCTTCCCGTCCACGCCGAGGATGTCGGAGAGAAACTGGATCAGGATGGCGAATTTTCCCGAAACCC includes:
- the hemP gene encoding hemin uptake protein HemP — translated: MKNETKVSVALLSVGFSWQGKPVLEASELLAGSPAAVIRHEGEEYLLEKTRNGKLILKK
- a CDS encoding metal-dependent transcriptional regulator, which produces MTPQKTRKPEPSLSPSLEHYLRAIYELIEEKGYARVTDIAQQLGVAKPAVSAALKTLHASGMVQHRVYENVLLTEAGERQARGVSGKFAILIQFLSDILGVDGKQALVDACLMEHYVSGNTMDRILDLLRFFEDQKNFKALEAFQAFRRACEGEDTCPSCSFNCDDALAGKDAPPNTSRMTHPQILPIHGRRS